Within the Pseudonocardia sp. HH130630-07 genome, the region CCACGAAACCTCGCTGGCCTGCGGGTTTACGCACGATCTCGATCGTTGTGCGCAGGAAGGTCTGTGCCCAGTCGACCAGGCGTCCGGCGAAGCCGGCGTCGGCGAAGATGAACCGCACCGCGGTGGCCAGGTAGGCGCCGAGCAGCGCGGTCTTCGCGCCGTCACGGTCCTGGCGCCCGGCCGAGCAGACCATCACCGTCAGCAGCAACCCGAGTGTGTCGGTGACGATGAACCGCTTCCGGCCGTTGACCTTCTTCCCGGCATCGTAGCCGCGCGACTGGGTGCCGACGGTGTCGGACCCTTTGACGCTCTGGGAGTCGATGATCCCCGCGCTCGGCTCGGGATCACGCCCTTCGGCCACCCGACCTGCCCGCGCACGATGGGCAGGATCTTCTCGGTGACCCGCTGCCGCTCCCACCGGTTGAAGTACCAGTACACCCTCTGCCAGGGCGGGAAGTCCGCCGGTAGCGCCCGCCACGCGCATCCGGCCCGGACCACGTAGAGGATCGCATCCACCACGTCACGAC harbors:
- a CDS encoding transposase, encoding MAEGRDPEPSAGIIDSQSVKGSDTVGTQSRGYDAGKKVNGRKRFIVTDTLGLLLTVMVCSAGRQDRDGAKTALLGAYLATAVRFIFADAGFAGRLVDWAQTFLRTTIEIVRKPAGQRGFVVIPRRWAVERSLAWLTAHRRLARDYERHPATSEAMIRWAAINTMTRRLARGGPATRQQRRRFTPTT